The Pseudorasbora parva isolate DD20220531a chromosome 16, ASM2467924v1, whole genome shotgun sequence genome includes a region encoding these proteins:
- the tm2d3 gene encoding TM2 domain-containing protein 3 — MAANGLKWVYERGRRIIIPVLILMDIYSSCVIGYLSSGHVGQEPPLTAQQNPLMSSPVALTASSASPALTENYTSKCPSGGLCSRLPSVCMICSLHHNCTAGRLANFSCRTRAGVQCVNERNEPQQDFTLALVCRFCWQLDPSQYRCSNSNSCPTVSCPRRQYNASCQVLEHVHCLGKRKFLKRLFCNWTGGYKWSTALALSITLGGFGADRFYLGQWREGLGKLFSFGGLGIWTLIDVLLIGVGYVGPADGSLYI; from the exons ATGGCGGCGAACGGACTGAAGTGGGTTTATGAGCGCGGCCGGAGGATTATAATCCCGGTTCTGATTCTGATGGACATTTACTCCTCATGTGTGATCG ggtATCTGAGCTCTGGTCATGTGGGTCAGGAGCCTCCGCTCACGGCCCAGCAGAACCCTCTGATGAGCAGCCCTGTGGCCCTGACCGCGTCCTCAG cgtCTCCAGCTCTGACTGAGAACTACACCTCTAAGTGTCCCAGTGGAGGGCTGTGCTCCAGACTGCCATCTGTCTGCATGATCTGCTCACTGCACCACAACTGCACCGCCGGCCGGCTCGCCAACTTCAGCTGCAGGACCCGAGCCGGAGTCCAGTGTGTG aacgaGCGTAACGAGCCGCAGCAGGACTTCACTCTGGCTCTGGTCTGCCGGTTCTGCTGGCAGCTCGACCCGTCTCAGTATCGCTGCTCCAACTCCAACAGCTGCCCCACAGTGTCCTGTCCCCGCAGACAATACAACGCTTCCTGTCAGGTTCTGGAGCACGTGCACTGCttag GCAAGCGAAAGTTTCTGAAGCGTCTGTTCTGTAACTGGACCGGAGGATATAAGTGGTCAACGGCTCTGGCTCTCAG catcACTCTGGGTGGCTTCGGTGCGGACCGCTTCTATCTGGGCCAGTGGAGGGAAGGTCTGGGGAAGCTCTTCAGTTTCGGTGGTCTGGGCATCTGGACTCTAATCGATGTGCTGCTGATCGGCGTGGGGTATGTTGGGCCGGCCGACGGATCGCTCTACATCTGA